A window from Lepus europaeus isolate LE1 chromosome 20, mLepTim1.pri, whole genome shotgun sequence encodes these proteins:
- the RAB3D gene encoding ras-related protein Rab-3D yields the protein MASAGDPPAGPRDAIDQNFDYMFKILIIGNSSVGKTSFLFRYADDSFTPAFVSTVGIDFKVKTVYRHDKRIKLQIWDTAGQERYRTITTAYYRGAMGFLLVYDVANQESFNAVQDWATQIKTYSWDNAQVILVGNKCDLEDDRAVSAEDGRRLANDLGFEFFEASAKENINVRQVFERLVDSICEKMNESLEPSSSPGSNGKGPALGDAPPPQPSSCGC from the exons ATGGCTTCTGCTGGAGACCCCCCCGCGGGCCCCCGGGACGCCATAGACCAGAACTTCGACTACATGTTCAAGATTCTCATCATCGGCAACAGCAGCGTGGGCAAGACCTCCTTCCTGTTCCGCTACGCCGACGACTCCTTCACGCCCGCCTTCGTCAGCACCGTGGGCATCGACTTCAAGGTCAAGACCGTCTACCGCCACGACAAGAGGATCAAGCTGCAGATCTGG gacaCGGCCGGCCAGGAGCGGTACCGCACCATCACCACGGCCTACTACCGCGGGGCCATGGGCTTCCTGCTCGTGTACGATGTCGCCAACCAGGAGTCCTTCAACGCCGTGCAGGACTG GGCCACGCAGATCAAGACCTACTCCTGGGACAACGCCCAGGTCATCCTGGTGGGCAACAAGTGTGACCTGGAGGATGACCGGGCTGTGTCTGCTGAGGACGGCCGGAGGCTGGCCAATGACCTGG GTTTCGAGTTCTTCGAGGCCAGCGCGAAAGAAAACATCAATGTGAGACAGGTCTTTGAGCGCCTGGTGGACTCCATCTGCGAGAAGATGAACGAGTCGCTggaacccagctccagccccggcAGCAACGGGAAGGGCCCCGCCCTGGGGGACGCCCCGCCCCCGCAGCCCAGCAGCTGTGGCTGCTAG
- the CCDC159 gene encoding coiled-coil domain-containing protein 159, translated as MGEHEQVVCGSTSDKALDCTTHWSRTPEQETLAPAASEDTVRGEDWRVLWGSGPQTYGAPPFPSQDLHKERCNDQELLRRHHNKKALETSSSKVKAKSTMMIPDAQKLLRCELESLKSQLQAQTKAFEFLNHSVTMLEKESCLQQIKIQQLEEMLSPSCRQGEKEGHKWGMEQGRQELYGALAQGLQGLQKTLRDSEEVQRARTTRCLQLLAQEIRDSKKFLWEELELVREEVTFIYQKLQAQEEEISENLVNIQKMQKTQVKCRKVLTKMKHHGYETSAWPEMEAVAPGGSSCWKDDLQKELSDIWSAVHGLQNSIDGLTMSTGARPRASSLRGHKGHRCLSPPLPSWDSDSDSDQPPGGKSRSFPPA; from the exons ATGGGCGAGCATGAGCAGGTGGTATGTG GCTCGACCTCGGACAAGGCTTTGGACTGTACCACTCACTGGTCCAGGACGCCAGAGCAGGAGACATTGGCACCTGCCGCTTCTGAAGACACAGTGAGGGGAGAAGACTGGAGAGTACTGTGGGGCTCGGGGCCTCAGACGTATGGGGCTCCGCCCTTCCCCTCCCAAGATCTGCACAAAGAACGCTGTAATGACCAGGAGCTTCTGAGGAGGCACCATAATAAG AAAGCCTTGGAGACCAGCTCTTCCAAAGTCAAAG CTAAGTCCACCATGATGATCCCTGATGCTCAGAAGCTTCTACGCTGTGAACTGGAGTCCCTCAAGAGCCAGCTGCAGGCGCAGACCAAG GCCTTCGAGTTCCTGAACCACTCGGTGACCATGTTGGAGAAGGAGAGCTGCCTACAGCAAATCAAGATCCAGCAACTTGAAG AGATGCTGAGCCCCAGCTGTcgccagggagagaaggagggacacaaGTGGGGCATGGAACAGGGTCGCCAGGAGCTGTACGGGGCGCTGGCCCAAGGTCTACAGGGGCTGCAGAAGACCCTGCGAGACAGTGAGGAGGTGCAGAGGGCCCGGACCACCCGCTGCCTGCAGCTGCTGGCCCAGGAGATCCGGGACAG CAAGAAGTTCCTGTGGGAAGAACTGGAGCTGGTACGGGAGGAGGTTACCTTCATTTACCAGAAGCTCC AGGCGCAGGAAGAGGAGATCTCGGAGAACCTGGTGAACATCCAGAAGATGCAAAAGACCCAGGTGAAATGCCGCAAG gtcctgACCAAGATGAAACATCATGGATACGAGACATCTGCCTGGCCGGAGATGGAGGCAgtggccccgggaggcagcagctgctggaaAGATGACCTTCAAAAGGAACTGAGTGACATATG gtCTGCCGTCCACGGGCTGCAGAATTCCATCGACGGCCTCACCATGTCCACAGGAGCCCGCCCCAGGGCCTCGAGCCTCCGGG GCCACAAGGGGCACCGTTGCCTGAGCCCTCCGCTCCCCTCCTGGGATTCCGACTCGGACTCGGATCAGCCACCTGGCGGCAAGAGCCGGTCCTTCCCACCCG cctga
- the TMEM205 gene encoding transmembrane protein 205, giving the protein MEEYGDPGGLVKVVHLLVLAGAWGMQMWVTFASGFLLFRSLPRHTFGQVQSKLFPYYFYTSVGCALINLCLVAPQRAWAQLTFWEASKLCLLLLSLLLAAGNALWLGPRTTATMRALQAVEREHGLGGEVAGSHRGPDPYRALREKDPKYKALRQDFFRYHGLSSLCNLGCLLGNGLCLVGLALGLRSI; this is encoded by the exons ATGGAGGAATACGGGGACCCAGGAGGCCTGGTTAAGGTGGTCCACCTGCTGGTCCTGGCCGGTGCTTGGGGCATGCAAATGTGGGTGACCTTCGCCTCAG GCTTCCTGCTTTTCCGGAGCCTTCCACGACACACCTTCGGCCAGGTGCAGAGCAAACTGTTCCCGTACTACTTCTACACGTCCGTGGGCTGCGCCCTCATCAACCTCTGTCTGGTGGCTCCCCAGCGGGCCTGGGCTCAGCTCACATTCTGGGAGGCCAGCAAG ctctgcctgctgctcctgaGCCTCTTGCTGGCCGCCGGCAACGCCCTGTGGTTGGGGCCCCGCACCACGGCCACCATGCGGGCCCTGCAGGCCGTGGAGAGGGAACACGGCCTCGGCGGGGAGGTGGCCGGCAGCCACCGGGGCCCCGACCCCTACCGTGCGCTGCGGGAGAAGGACCCCAAGTACAAGGCTCTCCGCCAGGACTTCTTCCGCTACCACGGCCTGTCTTCCCTGTGCAACCTGGGCTGTCTCCTTGGCAACGGGCTCTGCCTCGTGGGCCTCGCCCTGGGCCTCCGGAGCATCTAG